Proteins encoded together in one Impatiens glandulifera chromosome 1, dImpGla2.1, whole genome shotgun sequence window:
- the LOC124911644 gene encoding vicilin Cor a 11.0101-like, producing the protein MAITIRSIFLFFFVFLVLSTYNLVVHGQDREERNPYVFEDQHFQTKFESEYGRIRLLQNFAERSKLLAGLNNHRVSILEANPSTFIAPYHLDADALFFVAEGKATINLVRQQDKRETFGLRRGDIIRIPSGTTVYLINKDRKEKLVVIKLLQPVSTPGHFEAFSGFGGKNPESFFNVFSPELLESAFNVKREKIQRVFEKQSQGVIVKASEQQIEAISKEEEAAGIRRPFRRGSEGPLNLFEKRYASESKSNQYGQLFEVAADDNKDLRELNVGVSFANITKGSMTAPLFNSKATKIVFVIRGEGYFELASPQSHDHQKQQDGSTSYEKVSAKLRKGVIYVVPAGHPVITVSHGSQNLELLCLDVNGLQNEKNTLAGRRNIIRQLEKTALELSFGGVQEKEVREVFESQSEEFFFKGPSEQSHHKKRQQQEDQDQI; encoded by the coding sequence ATGGCAATCACAATTAGGAGcatatttcttttcttcttcgtCTTCCTAGTGCTATCTACTTATAACCTAGTAGTTCATGGACAAGACAGGGAGGAGAGGAATCCCTACGTCTTCGAAGACCAACACTTTCAGACGAAGTTCGAGTCGGAGTATGGAAGAATTAGGCTTCTTCAAAACTTTGCCGAAAGGTCCAAACTACTCGCAGGCCTCAATAACCACCGCGTCTCCATCCTCGAAGCCAATCCCAGCACTTTCATAGCTCCATACCATTTAGACGCCGACGCCCTCTTCTTTGTGGCCGAGGGTAAAGCAACTATCAACTTGGTTCGCCAGCAGGACAAAAGAGAGACTTTCGGTCTAAGGAGGGGCGATATCATTCGAATCCCTTCCGGTACAACTGTCTACTTGATTAACAAAGATAGAAAAGAGAAGCTCGTTGTGATCAAGCTCTTACAGCCCGTCTCAACCCCGGGCCATTTCGAGGCATTCTCCGGTTTCGGAGGTAAAAATCCCGAATCCTTTTTCAACGTTTTCAGTCCAGAACTGCTCGAGTCTGCTTTCAACGTTAAGAGGGAGAAAATCCAGAGGGTGTTCGAAAAACAGAGCCAGGGAGTGATCGTTAAAGCTTCGGAACAACAGATTGAAGCCATATCAAAGGAGGAAGAGGCAGCTGGAATTCGTCGGCCATTCAGAAGAGGCAGTGAAGGTCCTTTGAATCTATTCGAGAAGCGTTATGCCTCTgaatcaaaatcaaaccaatatGGACAGTTGTTTGAGGTTGCTGCCGATGACAACAAAGACTTGCGCGAACTGAACGTTGGGGTCTCCTTTGCGAACATCACCAAGGGATCCATGACAGCTCCGCTCTTCAACTCCAAGGCCACAAAGATAGTCTTCGTGATCAGAGGAGAAGGTTACTTCGAACTGGCGTCCCCTCAATCTCATGACCACCAAAAGCAACAAGATGGCAGCACCAGCTACGAGAAAGTGAGTGCAAAGTTGCGAAAAGGAGTCATCTATGTAGTACCTGCCGGACATCCTGTCATCACGGTTAGTCATGGCAGTCAGAACCTGGAACTTCTCTGCCTCGATGTAAACGGCTTGCAGAACGAGAAAAATACATTAGCTGGACGGAGGAATATTATAAGGCAGCTGGAAAAGACTGCGTTGGAATTGTCTTTTGGCGGGGTACAAGAGAAAGAAGTGAGGGAAGTGTTCGAGAGCCAATCCGAAGAGTTCTTCTTCAAGGGACCTTCTGAGCAATCTCACCACAAGAAAAGGCAGCAGCAAGAGGATCAAGATCAGATCTAG